From the genome of Pelobacter propionicus DSM 2379, one region includes:
- a CDS encoding phosphate/phosphite/phosphonate ABC transporter substrate-binding protein, translating into MSRRDAPERASISRRLRLTALRLVPLLALVCILLLPLFASADGNDGIPAILRVGISSQLFPDLDHNDVRIAMGLWTREVARRIGVESQMQPVIFTRPAEMLEAVNRGELSVISLPALEYLQVRETAPLIPLIVSSSNNGRGKSFVLLTHRSSGISSLKQLGGKSIILPPSRNRASHLWLDVLMLREGKRDRNGFFRQVREGTRASQAIMAVFFRQADAVIVSRDALETSTALNPQMGSQLNVIAESDYLLDGVTCIPRNSSARYAAAFQQAALHLHENTVGKQILTLFQLERTMLFHPSQLAGVEELVRERKRLQARPIKRRQNR; encoded by the coding sequence ATGAGTAGGAGAGATGCTCCTGAACGGGCGTCGATTTCGCGCCGGCTTCGCCTGACCGCTCTCCGGCTGGTCCCGCTCTTGGCGCTGGTGTGCATACTCCTGCTGCCCCTCTTTGCAAGCGCTGACGGCAACGACGGCATTCCTGCCATCCTGCGGGTGGGGATCTCGTCGCAGCTCTTCCCCGACCTGGACCACAACGACGTGCGCATCGCCATGGGCCTCTGGACCAGGGAGGTTGCCCGCAGGATCGGTGTGGAAAGCCAGATGCAGCCGGTCATCTTCACCAGGCCCGCGGAGATGCTGGAGGCGGTCAACCGGGGCGAACTGAGCGTGATCAGCCTTCCGGCATTGGAGTATCTGCAGGTACGCGAAACCGCCCCGCTCATACCGCTGATCGTCTCCTCCAGCAACAACGGCAGGGGCAAGAGCTTCGTCCTGCTCACCCACCGTAGCAGCGGCATATCATCGCTGAAACAGCTGGGCGGCAAATCGATCATCCTCCCCCCCAGCAGAAACCGGGCCAGCCACCTCTGGCTGGACGTGCTGATGCTCAGGGAGGGCAAACGGGACCGCAACGGTTTTTTCCGCCAGGTGCGGGAGGGGACCAGGGCTTCCCAGGCCATCATGGCCGTTTTTTTCCGGCAGGCCGACGCGGTCATCGTCAGCCGCGACGCCCTGGAAACCAGCACGGCGCTGAATCCCCAGATGGGCAGCCAGCTGAACGTCATCGCCGAATCCGACTACCTGCTGGATGGCGTGACCTGCATCCCCCGCAACTCCAGCGCCCGATATGCGGCCGCATTCCAGCAGGCGGCCCTGCACCTCCATGAAAACACCGTCGGCAAACAGATCCTGACCCTGTTCCAGTTGGAGCGGACCATGCTGTTCCACCCCTCACAGCTTGCCGGAGTTGAGGAACTGGTCAGGGAGCGCAAACGTCTGCAGGCCAGGCCAATCAAGAGACGACAAAACCGATGA
- a CDS encoding phosphate/phosphite/phosphonate ABC transporter substrate-binding protein has protein sequence MTQRPGSMAALLAILIVCAIPGESFSQQGREAAHFSATVGYSSSVFCYLDRENSQAAARLWVNLVMRGKNGAAETRVFQNQAELEHELQAGKLDLVVLLPNEYLSLRNRTLLEPLYLSKRTNELYDALLLITRNDSGITAMHQLKGKNLIHPRGAANSVHRLWLETLTLRQGVREPKRYFSSMKEVITASQALMPVFFKRADACIISRNSFNVMAELNPQLKKQMRIIEETAPMATGVICIRRSCDQRQREQLKDILETLDRSVEGKQLLTLFRMSGLIPYQPSFLESSVAFLKKYYSLKNGAQRGGT, from the coding sequence ATGACGCAACGCCCCGGCTCCATGGCCGCACTGCTTGCAATCCTGATCGTCTGCGCCATACCAGGAGAGTCATTCTCGCAACAGGGGAGAGAGGCCGCCCACTTCTCCGCCACGGTCGGCTATTCCTCCAGCGTTTTCTGTTATCTCGACCGAGAGAACTCTCAGGCGGCGGCACGACTGTGGGTAAACCTGGTGATGCGCGGAAAAAACGGAGCCGCGGAAACCAGGGTCTTCCAGAACCAGGCGGAGCTGGAGCACGAACTGCAAGCGGGAAAACTGGACCTGGTGGTGCTGCTTCCCAACGAATATCTCAGTCTCAGGAACCGGACGTTGTTGGAGCCTCTCTACCTTTCAAAGCGAACCAACGAACTATACGACGCCCTTCTCCTGATCACCCGCAACGACAGCGGCATCACCGCCATGCATCAGCTGAAGGGCAAAAACCTGATACATCCCCGGGGGGCAGCAAACTCGGTGCACCGCCTGTGGCTTGAAACCCTGACCTTAAGGCAGGGGGTCCGGGAGCCGAAACGGTACTTCTCCTCCATGAAGGAGGTAATCACTGCCTCCCAGGCCCTGATGCCGGTCTTCTTCAAGCGTGCCGACGCCTGCATCATCTCGCGCAACAGCTTCAATGTCATGGCTGAACTGAACCCCCAGCTCAAGAAACAGATGCGCATCATCGAAGAAACCGCGCCCATGGCAACGGGAGTGATCTGCATACGCAGGAGCTGCGACCAGCGTCAGCGGGAACAGCTGAAGGACATCCTGGAAACCCTTGACCGCAGCGTGGAGGGAAAGCAGCTGCTGACCCTGTTCCGCATGAGCGGACTGATCCCCTATCAGCCCTCATTCCTGGAGTCGAGCGTGGCTTTTCTCAAAAAATATTACAGCCTGAAAAACGGCGCCCAACGAGGCGGGACATGA